A window from Zingiber officinale cultivar Zhangliang chromosome 7A, Zo_v1.1, whole genome shotgun sequence encodes these proteins:
- the LOC122001663 gene encoding probable serine/threonine-protein kinase PBL18: MATISDVATAISLIGKVIKAATDAQMMKKEFKELAGYLELIRGQLEMLDDRELGDASMQTFQKMEEVLLQCHDLADSCQQRSSIYLMVNGKRIQNELRGAQEKITKYLTLIPLIHFTQVFRRVKEGDIKINENLQEQASDESDISERITEFTDNRFQSNAHLFTYEQRTARCSKFPSIQGLREGSIVHNLFLHCKRLFTRFEHVTSRSHDNNFAVMPKLSFTYKQIVKMTHNFETIIGKGGFGTVYYGLLEDGTNVAIKLQRHSSQQSDMEFFAELRSLTQVHHKNLISLIGYCMDGSNLAIVYEYMPRGDLQDHLRGKSGFPVLTWEQRLQIAYQAAQGLDYLHVGCNPQIVHRDVKSSNILLGADLEAKITDFGISKAWNENATYTRVVGTLGYIDPEYLVTGRISKASDVYGFGIILLEMISGQLPIVHGEEQHHIVRWISQRIASEANFVDTSMNECYDPSSVRKVLQLALSCTDLSASRRPRMAEVAIQLKEIIEMKPLDDMENEEVEEAFLTSIAQADRPLCMHQLSANLFTSWTENTPSRRFWRCKRWKMAGDCGYFKWHDPVQESVTIEQMDFVIHQRDELDEEIKMMDCKLKDLEEKIAECKRSKEALEMKSESMDTFDECM, from the exons ATGGCGACTATAAGTGATGTGGCCACAGCAATCTCCCTGATTGGTAAAGTAATAAAGGCAGCTACTGATGCACAAATGATGAAGAAGGAATTTAAGGAGTTAGCAGGCTACTTAGAATTGATAAGAGGACAGTTGGAGATGCTCGATGACAGGGAGCTTGGTGATGCTTCCATGCAAACATTTCAGAAGATGGAAGAGGTTTTGCTCCAGTGTCATGATCTCGCTGATAGCTGCCAGCAACGAAGTTCTATCTATCTTATGGTCAATGGTAAGCGGATTCAGAATGAACTCAGAGGGGCAcaagaaaaaataacaaaatatttGACGCTTATTCCACTCATCCATTTCACACAAGTTTTTAGGCGGGTTAAG GAAGGAGATATAAAAATAAATGAGAATTTGCAGGAACAGGCTAGCGATGAATCAGACATTTCAG AAAGAATTACCGAATTTACAGACAATAGGTTTCAAAGTAATGCTCACTTGTTCACATATGAACAAAGGACAGCCCGATGCTCAAAGTTTCCATCAATACAGGGTCTCagggaaggatctattgtacacaatcttttcttgcattgcaagaggttgtttacaAGATTCGAACACGTGACCTCCAGGTCACACGACAACAATTTTGCCGTTATGCCAAAGCTCTCCTTTACCTATAAACAAATAGTAAAAATGACACACAACTTTGAGACAATCATTGGCAAAGGAGGATTCGGAACAGTCTATTATGGACTTTTGGAAGATGGCACTAATGTTGCAATCAAGTTACAGAGACACTCATCACAACAGAGTGACATGGAGTTCTTCGCCGAG TTGAGGAGCCTAACACAAGTTCACCACAAGAATCTAATTTCTTTAATTGGCTACTGCATGGATGGAAGCAACCTTGCTATTGTCTATGAGTACATGCCTCGAGGAGACCTTCAAGACCATCTGAGAG GTAAATCTGGGTTTCCTGTGTTGACATGGGAGCAGAGGCTCCAAATTGCATACCAAGCTGCACAAG GATTGGATTATCTGCATGTGGGATGCAACCCGCAAATAGTTCATAGGGATGTGAAGAGCTCAAACATTCTCTTGGGCGCAGATTTAGAGGCTAAAATAACAGATTTCGGAATTTCCAAGGCTTGGAATGAGAATGCCACTTATACAAGAGTGGTTGGAACATTAGGGTATATTGATCCAGA GTATTTAGTAACTGGCCGCATCAGTAAAGCAAGTGATGTTTATGGCTTTGGGATAATCCTTCTGGAAATGATTTCTGGCCAACTTCCAATAGTTCATGGAGAAGAGCAACATCACATTGTCAGATGGATATCTCAGAGAATTGCCAGTGAAGCAAATTTTGTTGATACAAGTATGAACGAATGCTATGACCCTAGCTCTGTGCGGAAGGTTCTTCAGCTAGCATTGAGTTGCACAGACTTATCAGCTAGTAGGAGACCTCGAATGGCTGAAGTAGCAATCCAACTTAAAGAGATCATTGAAATGAAGCCCTTGGATG ATATGGAaaatgaagaagtggaagaagcatttttaacCTCAATTGCTCAAGCTGATCGCCCTTTATGCATGCATCAACTGTCGGCCAACTTGTTCACATCATGGACAGAAAATACCCCTAGTAGAAGGTTTTGGCGATGCAAAAGATGGAAA ATGGCTGGCGATTGTGGCTATTTCAAATGGCATGACCCTGTGCAGGAAAGTGTCACAATAGAACAAATGGATTTCGTAATCCACCAAAGGGATGAGCTAGATGAGGAGATAAAGATGATGGATTGCAAGTTGAAAGATTTGGAAGAAAAAATTGCTGAATGTAAAAGGAGTAAGGAGGCTCTAGAAATGAAGTCAGAGAGCATGGACACATTTGACGAGTGTATGTAA
- the LOC122001665 gene encoding putative ALA-interacting subunit 4 has product MKAPVHIYYELYNFYQNHRRYVKNRNDKQLRSKEYELETTNCAPEATTVDGSPIVPCGLIAWSLFNDTYSFAIQNKAIEVNKKNIAWQSDKDEKFGSDVYPKNFQQGGLIGGAKLNESIPLSEQEDLIVWMRTAALPQFRKLYGRIETDLAANEQISVTIQNNYNTYSFEGEKKLVLSTTSWIGGKNDFLGVAYLTVGSLCLFLALAFIVLYLLKPRTLGDPSYLSWNRNPDRH; this is encoded by the exons ATGAAGGCTCCTGTTCACATTTACTATGAGCTTTACAACTTCTATCAGAACCACCGCAG GTATGTTAAAAACCGAAATGATAAGCAACTAAGAAGCAAGGAGTATGAACTAGAAACTACTAATTGTGCACCTGAAGCCACAACTGTCGATGGGTCTCCCATTGTCCCTTGTGGCCTCATTGCTTGGAGTTTGTTCAACGACACATACTCATTCGCAATACAGAACAAAGCCATTGAGGTGAACAAGAAAAACATAGCCTGGCAAAGTGACAAAGATGAGAAATTTGGAAGTGATGTTTATCCCAAGAACTTCCAGCAAGGAGGTCTTATAGGAGGTGCAAAGCTCAATGAAAGCATACCC TTGAGTGAGCAAGAAGATCTCATTGTTTGGATGAGAACAGCTGCCCTCCCACAGTTCAGAAAATTATACGGGAGAATTGAGACAGATCTTGCAGCTAACGAGCAAATCTCGGTGACAATACAGAACAACTATAACACATACAGCTTCGAGGGGGAGAAGAAGTTGGTGCTTTCAACTACCTCATGGATAGGCGGGAAGAATGATTTCCTTGGTGTTGCTTATCTCACAGTCGGCAGCCTTTGCTTATTTCTTGCACTGGCATTCATAGTTCTTTATCTGCTCAAACCCCG GACGCTTGGAGATCCTTCATATTTATCCTGGAACCGGAACCCTGACAGACATTAG
- the LOC122001664 gene encoding U-box domain-containing protein 44-like → MAENWDGNYDSGNLSEESHRDNLRVEPIYEAFLCPLTRQIMRDPVTIENGQTFEREAIEEWFKKCRDSRRRPTCPLTHKELKSTELNPSIALRNTIEEWTKRNEAAQLDKACRILSLGSSEVDILQSLDDISYICQKSKSSKHAVRNAELIPMISDMLKSGSRKVRFESLKTLRIVAEDDDDNKEAIAAGDNIRTIVKFLSREHSQEREEAVSLLYELSKSESLCEKIGGVSGAILILVGMASSKSENSLTIERADKTLENLGKFENNVRQMAENGRLQPLLTLLLEGSPETQLSMAAYLGELVLSNDVKVFVAQTAGSILVEVMRSGSKQAREAALKALNQISSYETSAKILIHAGILPPLVKDLFTVGVNQLPMRLKEVSATVLANIVSSGANFEKIPLDQDHRTLVSEDIVHNLLHLISNTGPAIECKLLQVLVGLTSSSSTCIDIVAAIRSSGATISIIQFVEAPQRDVRVAAIKLLHNISPFMGQELADALRGAAGQLSSLISVIAENNGISEEQAAAVGLLAGLPESDSVLTRRLLDEGAFRIASSKVTSIRQGITRGGRFFTPFLEGLVNVFSRLTYILEGDPEILALAREYNLAAVYIDLLQMNGLDKVQRVSALALRNLSRQSKHLTRLPVVPEPGFFCSIFPCLGSQPIITGLCRIHHGFCSVKESFCLLEGKAVEKLVACLDHTNEKVVEAALAALCTLLDDDVDINQGVSILDSAEGIKPILEILRENRTEALRQQAVWAVERILRKEEIAYEISGDQNVGTALVEAFRHGDHRTRQIAERALKHVDKLPNFSGIFTKMGQ, encoded by the exons ATGGCAGAAAATTGGGATGGTAACTACGATTCTGGTAACCTTTCAGAGGAGAGCCATCGTGATAATTTACGTGTCGAACCTATTTATGAAGCATTTCTTTGTCCACTTACAAGACAAATTATGCGAGATCCAGTTACCATAGAGAATGGGCAGACTTTTGAGCGAGAAGCAATTGAGGAATGGTTTAAGAAATGCAGGGACAGCAGAAGGAGGCCAACCTGCCCATTGACACATAAAGAATTAAAGAGCACAGAGTTAAACCCCAGTATAGCTCTTAGGAATACCATTGAAGAATGGACTAAAAGAAATGAAGCCGCTCAGCTTGATAAAGCATGCAGAATACTGTCACTTGGGAGCTCTGAAGTTGATATTTTGCAGTCACTTGACGATATTTCATATATTTGCCAGAAAAGCAAATCAAGTAAACATGCTGTGCGGAATGCAGAGTTAATACCAATGATTTCTGACATGCTGAAGAGTGGCAGCAGGAAAGTACGATTTGAATCACTAAAAACTCTTCGTATTGTagctgaagatgatgatgataataAG GAAGCAATTGCTGCAGGGGACAACATCCGAACAATTGTGAAATTTCTGTCACGTGAGCATTCACAAGAGAGAGAAGAAGCTGTCTCATTATTATATGAGCTTTCAAAATCTGAATCTTTATGTGAAAAGATTGGAGGAGTAAGTGGAGCAATACTTATATTGGTAGGAATGGCAAGTAGCAAATCAGAGAACTCTTTGACTATAGAAAGAGCTGATAAAACATTGGAAAATCTAGGAAAATTTGAAAACAATGTGAGGCAAATGGCAGAAAATGGCAGATTGCAACCACTTCTTACTCTTCTTCTTGAAG GATCACCTGAAACACAACTCTCAATGGCTGCCTACCTTGGAGAGCTTGTTTTGAGCAATGATGTGAAAGTTTTTGTAGCCCAGACAGCTGGTTCGATACTTGTTGAAGTCATGAGAAGTGGGAGCAAACAAGCGAGAGAAGCTGCCCTCAAGGCTTTGAACCAGATATCCTCTTATGAGACTAGTGCAAAGATACTTATCCATGCTGGCATCCTTCCACCACTTGTCAAAGACCTTTTTACTGTCGGTGTGAACCAGTTACCTATGAGATTGAAAGAGGTATCTGCAACAGTTCTTGCCAACATTGTGTCCTCAGGtgctaattttgagaaaatacCTCTTGATCAAGATCATCGTACTTTGGTTTCTGAAGACATTGTTCACAATCTTCTTCATCTAATCAGCAATACCGGGCCTGCAATTGAATGCAAACTCCTTCAGGTGCTTGTTGGGCTTACTAGTTCTTCAAGCACTTGTATTGATATAGTTGCTGCCATAAGAAGCTCTGGCGCTACCATTAGTATTATTCAGTTCGTTGAAGCGCCACAAAGAGATGTTCGAGTGGCTGCTATAAAACTCTTGCATAATATCTCTCCTTTTATGGGTCAAGAGCTAGCTGATGCTCTTCGTGGCGCTGCTGGCCAGCTCAGCAGCTTGATCAGTGTCATTGCAGAGAACAATGGGATCTCAGAAGAGCAAGCAGCTGCTGTTGGGCTCCTTGCTGGCCTTCCTGAGAGTGACTCTGTTTTAACCAGGCGGCTCTTGGATGAAGGAGCCTTCAGGATAGCCTCCTCGAAGGTGACCAGCATCAGGCAAGGGATAACTCGTGGGGGTCGTTTTTTCACTCCTTTTCTTGAAGGGCTTGTTAATGTTTTCTCGAGGCTTACATACATTCTAGAGGGTGATCCAGAGATCCTTGCCCTAGCTCGCGAGTATAATCTTGCTGCAGTTTACATTGATCTGCTTCAGATGAATGGCCTTGACAAAGTTCAAAGGGTTTCTGCTCTGGCACTGAGAAACCTCTCAAGGCAGTCAAAACACTTAACAAGATTGCCAGTCGTTCCAGAGCCAGGATTTTTCTGCTCTATATTTCCTTGTCTTGGTAGTCAACCAATCATAACTGGTTTGTGCCGCATCCATCATGGTTTCTGTTCTGTAAAAGAAAGCTTTTGTTTGTTGGAAGGGAAAGCAGTAGAGAAGTTGGTTGCTTGTCTAGACCATACTAATGAGAAGGTTGTCGAGGCTGCCTTAGCAGCTTTATGCACTCTGTTGGACGATGATGTGGACATCAACCAAGGAGTATCCATCTTGGATTCTGCAGAAGGAATTAAACCAATTCTAGAGATATTACGGGAGAATCGCACGGAGGCACTGCGGCAGCAAGCTGTGTGGGCGGTGGAGAGAATTTTGAGGAAAGAAGAGATAGCATATGAGATTTCAGGGGACCAAAATGTGGGCACTGCATTGGTCGAAGCATTCAGACACGGGGACCATAGGACAAGGCAGATCGCTGAGCGGGCACTGAAGCATGTTGACAAGCTCCCAAACTTTTCTGGCATTTTCACTAAGATGGGGCAATAA